TGAGCGTCTTCACGGCCTGGCGGACCGAGGACGTTTGCCATTCATCACGGCTAACGGAATCGATATTGAAAATGACCTGCGCAATCTCTCGCCGCGTGGCGCCCGCGCGATAACCGTCGAACGCTTGCAGCATCCGGCGCAGGCGCGCCCGCTGCTGGCGGGTCAGGCGTGTGTCCGGCGGGATCGCGCGACCATGGATGGCAGCGAGAAAGCGATGGACCGCTTCGAGCCGATCCAGTCCCTCCATGCCGAGTGGTACGAGCGCGGCAGTGGGCGCAACGTGGTCATGGATGAGCTGAAGATGTTGGCCATTGCCGAGGTCTATCAGGACGTAGGCGGCGCCATCTACGTTCAACGAAACCGTAGCGTCCATTTTCGGCAAGGGATTTACCGGCAGCAGCGCAGGGGGCGCAGCCCCTAGCACAACAATGCTGCTGTCGTGCTGAGGCAACCAGAATATCGGGGCATCAGGTGGAGCTTTCAGGGGGTCGGTCGGGAAATCGCAACCCCCATTGCTGGCGGATTCTCTCTGTCAGCACTTGCGGGTCGATCACGGAGCGAGCGAATGATTCAAAATCATGATCGTAATCGTCGTTGCGACGGAGCCACTCCCAAGCGATGTCGGATGCGGTGAGAGCATCGACGTGGTCGTAGTGCGCAGACAAGCGCCATTGGGATGCGTCCGGCGTCATCGCGTTCCTCCCCTCGTTATTTCAAGGTGCGGGGGGATCGACACTTCCCGGAAAAGTTGCTTTCAGGAAGTCCATTTGGGTGCAGAGAGTGATGCCGCAGCGGCATCGCCCTATCAGTGCTGCTGGTTTTCGCGGACGAGTTCCCGATAGCCGTGTTCGGACATCCATTGCGCACGGGCCAGGTGAGTGTCATGCACATGACGACAGCGCTGCGGATCGAGATCGGGATCGAGGCCAAACAAAATCTGCACGGCTTCGCGCCAATTGGCGCCGTCGCGCGCCGCATCGAGCAGGCGTAGATAGAGCTTCATATGCTCACGGTCGTAAGGCGTGAGTTTATTGCTCTTCGGCGGTTCATTCAGAAATGTCGGTAACGCCTGTCCCATTAGGGCGCCTCTTTACGCGACTCTTGCCTATCGCTTCCCGCACTATGTGTCATTGATCCAAGACACACGAAAGGCCAAATGGTTCGCGCACAAGGCGGCCTGATAAGCAGATCAGTCTCCTGATTTTCGTGTTTCCTGATCATCGAGCAACAGCAATCCTTTGCCTGTGTCGGTCGACAGGAAAACGATGCCTGCGGCTTCCAATGCCCGCCTGACCTGATCAGATGTCGATTCATACACCCTCAGCCCGCTCTCGGACTCAAGGCGTTTCAACGCGGTCAGCGATACTCGGGCCTTGTCAGCGAGCGTCTCCTGCGTCCAACCCAGCAACGCGCGTGCGGCCCGCGACTGTCGGGCGGTGATCATGCATGATCACCTCCCATCGCGACCGGCGCGCATTCCAGAACTACGGCTATTTTAGTCGTTCTTGTTTAAAACGCTACTCGAATAAATGGCTACTGCACTCGTATTTTTGGTTTTAGAACAGCGCAACACCGAACTGATTCGGTCGGTGGTGGAAATTGGCCCCGGCCTTTCGGGCCGGGGCCTTGCACCGGGGCTCAGTCGCCCCGGCGCCCGTTGGGGCGGGACCAGATGAGCGAGTAGGTCTCGCCGTCCTCGTCGTCGAAGAGGTTGGCGTAGATGGGAGCGTTGAAGCTCGGATCGTCGAGCTTGAGACCCAGGTAGTCGCGGCCCTCGTTGGCGGAGCGCTTGGACCAAGCTGCGCCGATCTCGGCGCGGCCGACCAGTACGCGGTGGCTGGGGGCGTTCTCGCCGGTGGAGCGCATGTCGGGGACGATGCGCACGCCCTTGGCCTGGACGCTGAGGGTAACGATTTCGCCGGTGAACTCGTTCGTGCCGGTCTTCTTGAAGGTGCCGATGGTCGCCATGGTAAGTCTCCGTTTTCCGTTTTCGAGCCCGCACCATGCGGCCTCGATGGCGATCGACGAGCCGGAGGCGACCGACGACGCATCGCTTGCGACCGAAGCGCAGCGGAGGACGGCGCAGACGCGATTTTCTTGCCTCGCGAGGAATGGGTGAAACCCAGGGGAAGAAAGTCGTGACGCGCCGTTGCGGCATAGGCGGTCGAGGCTCCAGCCGTCCTTCGGCCAGATCAGCCCATCGAAGAGGCCGTTTGGAGCGCTCGCCAACGGATTGGGAACGGAGACGATGGCGGGCTTTTGTTATCGGAAAGGGATTGCGCCGATGAAACACCAGCGTTGTCCCACCTTCCCGGTCGGCTCGCGAGCGCTTTTCCACCGCGTCTCTTCGTCGCCGGAACGTCCGCCCCTCGTATTGTTCGGCTCTGTGACGGGGCGCCACCGCTCCAGCTCACTCTGCCCAGTCACACTAGACTAGCGATGCTCTAGATCGGAGAGGGCATGAAGCGAGCAGGTCCTCGACACCGGTTGGCTTCTGGACATCGAGATCGTCGTTTTTCCCACACCGACGACAACTGTGGGCGTTCGGTTGTCACGGACACCGAAACGGCCCGATAGCAGTCATCGGTCATTACCCGACAAAACAGAAACGGTTGCGGTACGGCCGGCGATGAGGTGCACGCCCGCGGGCAGATCATCGATCGCGATCCGGACGGGAATGCGCTGGGCCAGACGGACCCAAGCGAAGGTCGGGGCCACATTGGCGAGAAAACCTACTGTGTCGCTGCGCTCTCTATCTTCTATACCACCGGCAATACTGACGACACGGCCGAAGATCGAACGAGGCTCTCCCATGACATCGATTCGAGCCGGATCGCCGGTGTGGATGCGAGGCAGTTTTGTTTCCTCGAAATATCCCGCGACGTAGAAGCTATCTTCATCGACCAATGCCCCGATAGCGCTTCCCGCGGTCGCGTAGTTGCCCGGGCGCAGCGAGAAATTGGTGATGATGCCGTTGACCGGTGCTCTCACGCTGGCGCGTTCGAGATTGAGGCTCGCCACATCTCTGCTCGCAAGCGCTGTTTCGTATGCTGCTTCAGCCTGCTTTACCGTGGCTTCAGCCTGCTGCCTCTTTTGAAGGCTTACGACTTCGTTCGCCGCCAGTTTTTGGTACCGATCGTGATCCATGCGAGCCAGATCCAACGCCGCCTTGGTGTTGGCCACCTGAGCTTCCGTCTGCCGGAAGGCAATCTCGAAGCGGCTGGTATCAATTCGGAAGAGCATGTCGCCTTTACGCACGTTCTGATTATCATTAACCAGAACCTCGCTGACAAGGCCCGACACATCAGGCGCCAGACGCACCACGTCGGCACGAACGTGGCCATCACGTGTCCAAGGCGCGTCCGTGTAGTAGGCCCAGATATACTGGCCCAAGATCGCCGCACAGACCACCATGACCGCGGTCAGAAGGAAGCGACCGGAAAGAACAAGACGAGTTTTCATAATTGATATCGTTGGCAAAGGAGCACGAGCACTCCCAGAGTGGAAACATAGGTGGCAAGCTCGAAAAGTGGGCGATGCCACACGAACCGGTAAAAGCCGATGCGCGCGAGCCCTCGTCCAAGAAGACGGCTAATAACCAAAGCGGAAAGCGCCAGAACGATTAGCGTTGGGATGAAGACGCCGTAGATATCGATTTGCTGAGTCATGTGGCGACCCTCGTTATCTCACGCTGCGGTACTACCGGTCCGAAGTCTGCGGCATCGGGGAAAAGGCAAAGCCGCAACGAAGCGAGCAACATTCGCAATTTGCGGCTGCTCCCATCGCCGGGAGCGCGGAAAGTTTCGGCAAGACATGCGTCAATGATGTTGGTGAGCCGTTCCGGAGCCCGCGCAACCCCTTGCGTCGTCCCGACGTAGAAGTCAGTTACCTCACTGAAGAGTGAACCCAGCGGGCCGTCCGCCAAAGCCGGCGCTTCAACTCGGAAGTCGCGAAGATCAGCCAGATTTATTCCGACTCTCAAGTCGCGCAGAAGATCTGCCGATGCCACGTCCGAATCGGGAGAGACAGCGGCAATCCTCGGGGCGAGCAACCCGAGCAGGTCGAGCAGCCGGTGAACGATCCGGTCGCGATCGAGCTTCGGGCGAGACATGATCGTCGCAATCTCCCGGTGCGCGGCTCGGAGAATACGGCGAGCGCTAGCTTCCGCTCCAATGGACTTGACGAGGCCGGTCGCAATCATGGCACAAACCCCGGCTAGTACTGTCGCGATATTATTGTTGAGAAAGGATGCCAGATCCATGCTCAATCGCGCTGACAACACCAGCATGAAAATAAAATTCACGCAAAGCCCCATACCAACAAGAAAAAGCGATGGAACGGCGAGGCAAACACCCGCGGGTATCAGAAAAAGACCCAGCGCTGCGACCAGCGGTACGAAGCCATCCACTATCGGCAGGACGGCAAAAATGTAAACGAAAGCGAAGAGAGCAGCCCAAACGTTGATGGTGACGAACTTCCGCATTGCGGGAATCGGATCGTCTATCGCAGCCAAAATGCAGCAGAATACTCCGGCCAGCTGCGCCACCGCCATTCCGTCGGACTGTCCCGAGCCTATCCAGAACAATGTCCCGAGTAAGATGGCCAGGGCAGCGGCGAGCGCCGACACGAAGGCCATACCATAGTCCAAATGCGGCCGCACTTGGCCGGATGCGGCAATGATGCGGCGGGATCTGGAGGAAATTTTCTCATCGCGGATGTCAGCCCGCAAGCTCTGGCAATCGCTCCAGATTTCGACGAGGTTGTGCAAGCGGTGCGATGCGTTGACGAGAAGCGCTCCTTCCCAGGTGAAGTTCTGCTCGTTTGCTGCCTCGATCGCCGCAATGTCCCGATGTAGCCCAGCCTTTTTCCACGGACTAGCATCTGCTCCATGCTCGACCCATGCGGCAACCCGCTCGAAAACCCGTTCCGCCTCTGTGGTAGCGGGAGTTGAGAGCCGCCTCAGAGCCGCGAGATGATCCTCAATCGTTGATAGGAGCGGGAGCAGCAATACCATCCGCTGCTGCAATCCGCGCATGAGGTCTGTAAGCTCGCTGTGATGGGACGCATCGTAGGAGACGTGTGTGGTAAAGGCTCGCATGTCGACAGCATCGGATGCGAGACGCTGACGCTCCCTTACTTTGGCATCTGAAGCCGTTCCCGAGAACGAGTCACGCACAAGTGTTGCGGCGTTGGACAGCCACGCGTCGACCCGGCCCAGAAGGACAGGCCCAGCATGACGCGGGAAGACAATGCGGCTGACAAGTGCTGCACAGATGATCCCAAGGCCGATTTCCTCGACACGCGCGACAGCCGTGTCGAAGGCGTTGCCTGGTGTGTCCACCAGCGGCAGCCCGGCCATCAGGACCGTATAGCCGGAGAGTTGGAAAGCATAGCTTCTAGGCGTTCTGTCGAGCAGGCTGACAAACAGGCAAATGCCGACCCAAAGCGCGATTGCAATAGTCAGGATTTCCGGCGAGTTCACCAGATTCGGAACGAGAACGACGGTCATGATACCGCCGGCAATCGTGCCGAAAAGACGATAAACAGCCTTGGAGGTGATTGCGCCGGAGAGGGGATGTGCGACGATATAGACTGTGCCGACGGCCCAATAGGGCCGGGACAGGTCGAAGTAAATCGCTATCCCGTACGCCATCATTGCCGCGGCGAATATCTTTGCCGAGAAAAGCACATCTGCAACGGGCAAGGCGGGACGGTTCGGCATATCAGGGCCTTCGCTTGCCTAAACGAACCCCGAGAGCTGCACTCATAGCATGCAGAAGCCGCTGCGTTGCCCGGATGTCCTCGATACCGACGCCTTCCAAAAGCTCGCTTCGCAATTGCGCGAAAACGTGCTCGCTGCGGGCGGCAAGTGCACGCCCTTCCTCGGTCAAGAAAATGCGCTTCGCACGCCGGTCGCGATCATCTTCCTGCCTGCGGACCAGCCCGTCCCGCTCAAGGCTGTCGAGAACCCGGACCACCGAGGTTCCTTCTAGGCCAAGCATGTCTGCCAATTCGTTCTGGCGCTTCCCGTCGCCGTGACGACTGAGCATCGTCAGTGGCAAGGCGGTGGCATCTGAAAGACCCTGGTCGGCGAGGGCCTGTGCAAGCGCGCGTCGCCAGGACTGCGCGACAGCCATGAGCTGAGGAGCAAGCTCGGCGTTGGTATCGGGGACATTTGTATGTATCATCATTAAATGACATATCACCTATTCGACTCTGAGATGACATACCATCTATTCCGTGTCAACTCCCCTTTTCGAGTCGCCGAGTCGTCGACGCCAATCTGAACAAGTCCTGGCCCGGAGGGATGGTGGCCGCCATCGCCGCCCCGCACAGGAATGTGGTCGCGCCGACCGAAGCCGCGCCGACGATTGAGAACACGATCTGCTAGGCTTACCTCCGCCAGCTACGCAATTGGGATCACTGTCGCCGCTTATGAAATAGCAGGCCGGAGCAGCATAAGAAAAGCAGAAGGCCGTATCAGGCCTTCTGCGAATGAGGGAGGCTTCACGCCTCCCAAATGTCATCTTTCACGGACCGGTAAGCCGCAATGAAACGCACGCCGGTTTCGCGCCGGATCGTCCGGAAGATGTCTTGCAAGCCCTCCAGCGAGGCGGCCGGCACAAGCCCGTAGCCCCGCAGGCTCCTGCGGTAAGCATCGACGCTGCCATCGGCGTAGATCCAGACGTGATCGATAACCGAGACCGGTCCCTTGTCGAGCCAGGCTGCCTGAAAGAACCAGCTTCCCTCGTTCATGATCTCCCAAAGCGCGTCACCTTCCGGCGTGCCACGTTCAGCGTCGATCTCTGCCTGAAACGCAACATCATGGCGAAGATCGGCGAGAACTTGCTCGATCTTCGAAAGCGTCATGTCATGAACCTGACGGGCGAAGTCCGTCTCGCATGCCTTGCGGTTTATCTCGATCTGAGCCTTGAAGCCGAGAAACGTGTCGATGAGCGGTACCGGATTGAAGTCGAACATATAAATCTCCTTTTCGTTCTGACGAAAAGGGACCACACCGCAGTCCGTGAGGAGTCAGGGACCCGGAGCGCGGCCGCCGTGCGGCGAGCGGGGGAACCGAATTTCCGGCGCGGACTCATGGCCGCGACTGAAATTGATGATGTGGACGGCCCTCCGAACCCGTCGCGCGAGATGCTAAGATCATTCTGCGCAACTCAGAGAAGGAACCGTGTCATGACTTTCGAGAAGATCACTGTCGTCGGCCTGGATCTGGCCAAGAACGTGTTTCAAGTTCATGCTATCGATGACGTCGGCAATGTTATTGTCCGGCGGCAGCTTCGCCGAAATCAGCTCCTGCATTTCTTCGAGCAGTTGCCACCCTGCCTCGTCGGCATGGAAGCTTGTTCGACTTCACATTACTGGGCGAGGGAACTCGGTGCCTTGGGCTTCGATGTGAAGCTTATGCCTCCGGTATATGTAAAGCCGTATGTGAAGCGCGGGAAAAACGATGCAGCAGATGCCGAAGCGATTTGCGAGGCAGTCACCCGTCCAACCATGCGCTTCGTACCGGTGAAAAATTGCGAGCGTCAGGCTCTTCTTATGCAGCACAAGACCCGAGATCTTTTTGTGCGGCAGAGAACGGCTCTGATCAACGCACTCCGAGGCCATTTGGCCGAATTCGGTATCATCACGCCTCAAGGAAAGTTCGGGCTGAAAGCTGCTCTCGAAGCCTTACACGTCGCGAAAGACCATCTTCCTGAACCGTCGTGGCAACCCTTCAAGCACATTCAGATGCAGCTAGAAGAGCTGAGCAATAAGATCGCCGAGCTTGATCGCACCATAATGCAGTGGTGCCGGGACCAAGCTGCCGCTCGGAGGCTGATGACCATCCCAGGCGTCGGCTTTCTCACGGCGGCCGCAATCGCGGCTTCGGTTGGGAATGCCGAGGAATTCAAATCAGCGCGACAGTTCGCGGCTTGGCTTGGCTTAACGCCGCGACAAAATAGTAGTGGCGGAAAGGAGAGGCTAGGGCGGATCAGCAAGCAGGGCGATCGGACAATCCGACGATTGCTGGTAGTCGGCGCCACTGCCGTCATACGACGAGCGCGCATTGATGCTCCATCATTCCCGTGGATCGCGAAGCTCTTGCAGCGCAAACCGGCACGCATGGTGTCGGTAGCGATCGCCAACAAGACCGCCCGCGTCGCGTGGGCTCTTCTGAGAAGAGAGGAGACTTACCGGCACGCAGCCGTTTGAAGGAATCCGGCTCGGCAATCGTCGACCGGAGGAATGAAGGACTGAGTAATGATGGCGAACCGGTTGGACCGGGGATGGAGCAAAGCCTAGGTTCCCCCAGAGCCTTGAGCTCGACAAATTGATTGGCTCTCCATCCGCGGACTTCATCAGGGCCAGTGGCTACAATGCCACGATAAAAGGCCGGACACATGACTGAACCTGACCGATCCCATCGATACAGAGTCTTGCATTCCACGGGCCGTCCACACATGGGGGAACCGTTCGTCCTTGACGCCGGAACGGCAGGTGTAAACTTGGATGTCAGAAGAAGAGCCCCCGCGCCCAAAGGGCGCGGTCCTTGTCCGGCGGTGAGCCGGCCCGGGCAACATCGAACTCCTGGATGAATCCTTAGGAGAAGGAGATCGTCGAAATTCTGATGCAGATCGCGGTCTATGCAGGATTCCCCGCCGCGCTCAATGGGCTGTTCGCGGCGAAAGAGGTTTTTGCGAAGTAGGTGGCGGCGCTCACGCGCCACCCTTGCCAAACCGATAGACCGGGATGCCCATCTTGCGAGCCTTGTCGGCGAGATTGTCCTGAATGCCGGTGCCAGGGAAGATGATGACGCCGATCGGCAGGACGGCAAGCATTTGATCGTTGCGCTTGAAGGGCGCGGCCTTGGCGTGTTTCGTCCAGTCGGGTTTGAAGGCGATTTGCGGCACCTTGCGGATGTCGGCCCAGCGGGCGGCGATCTTCTCGGCGCCCTTGGGCGAACCGCCGTGCATCAGCACCATGTCGGGGTGCTTGGCGTGGATCTGGTCGAGCTTGGCCCAGATGAGCTTGTGGTCGGTGCTGTCACCGCCGGAGAAGGCGATCTTCGGTCCTGCGGGCACGAGCACCTCGGTCTCGGCGCGGCGCTTGGCGGCGATGAAGTCGCGGCTGTCGATCATCGCGGCGGTCATGTTGCGGTGGTTGACCTTGGAGCCGGTGCGCGGTTTCCAGCTCGACCCGGTGTGCTGCTCGAAGTGGTCGGCGGCCTGGTCGCGCATCAGCTCGAAGGCGTCGCGGCGTTCGATCAGGGTCTGGCCCTCGGCGGTGAGGCGTTCGAGTTCGCTCGCTTTGACCTCGCTGCCGTCCTGTTCGCGCTGGAGGCGGCGCTGCGCCTGCTCGTTGTCGTCCAATTCGCGGTCGATCCGGTCGGTGGCGCGGTGGAAGAGATTGACGGTCGACCACAGGAGATCGTCGAGGTCGGGTTCGAGGCGCGTGTCCTCCATCGTCGAGATCAGCGCGTCGAAGATGTCGGCGATGGCCCCGGCGACGCGATTGCCCTCGGGGAGCGGCCGGGGGTCGGGTTCGTCCGCGAAGGGACGGTAGCCGTAGAGCTGAAGCTCCTGCAGAACGTGGTCGGTCGGGGAAGAGGCGTGGTGGGGTTCGTAGTCGTCGTGCCCGCTCATGGGATGCTCCGTCGATTGGACCGCGACCATCGCGGCCTTCTGGCGACGAAAGCCCACGGGCGGAACGGCCCAGCACCCGGAGCAAGGCGAGAGGGCCGAAGCGCAGCGGAGGATGGCGAAGGCCGGCTATTTTGCTTCGCGATGGAAAGCGGCCCGCAGGGACGCGCCGGAACCGAAGGTCAGCGAAGCTAAAATAGCCGGGCGCAGCCATTGCCGGGACGGGCCGTTTGTGGGCCGATCGCCCTCTCGAAGGCCGTGGCGCGGTTCTTTTCGACGGATGAACGCATACCTGCGGGTATGATGACGGCGGTTCTCACCACCTTCCCGGCGCCGGCTACGCTGCCCGAGCCATGAAGCGGGCGACGTCCTGGGGGGCGAGTTGCACCCGGAGATTGGCCCGAAGCGCGTCGACGCCGAGCTGCCGGAGATCCTCGTTGAAGTCCCCTGATATCGGCGAGAGCGTGATCGCCTCGATCCCTGCCGCGTTCGCCCGTTCGATCAATGTCGCCATCGCGCCGTCGCCTGCGGGATCATTGTCGCGAATGATGTAGAGCCACCGTAGCGTGTCGGGGAACAGGATGGCCGCGAGGTGTGATGCGGATAATGCGGCCGCTGCCGCCATGCCGGGAATGATCTCACGCACTGACAGGACGCTTTCGATGCCTTCGCCCGCCGCCATCACGTCGCCGGGGATACCGAAGCGAACCGCGTGCCCGAGCAGGTCGCCCATCGCCTTGCGCGGCGTGTCGATCGGCGCCTTGTCGGAACCGTCTGGCGCGAGCCAGGTGCGGTGTGCGCCGGTGATCTGACCGGACAGATCGGTGACGGCGGCGATCAGCGCCGGCCACGTCTCGGTTGGGCTGTCGTCGTCGGGCCGATAATAGCAGCGCGGATGGAAGCGGAGGTTTCCGGTTCCGTGCAAAGC
The window above is part of the Rhizobiaceae bacterium genome. Proteins encoded here:
- a CDS encoding DUF2285 domain-containing protein — translated: MEGLDRLEAVHRFLAAIHGRAIPPDTRLTRQQRARLRRMLQAFDGYRAGATRREIAQVIFNIDSVSRDEWQTSSVRQAVKTLIRDARAMIAGGYLKLLRHRRPD
- a CDS encoding DUF6499 domain-containing protein; protein product: MTPDASQWRLSAHYDHVDALTASDIAWEWLRRNDDYDHDFESFARSVIDPQVLTERIRQQWGLRFPDRPPESST
- a CDS encoding DUF2285 domain-containing protein, with the protein product MGQALPTFLNEPPKSNKLTPYDREHMKLYLRLLDAARDGANWREAVQILFGLDPDLDPQRCRHVHDTHLARAQWMSEHGYRELVRENQQH
- a CDS encoding helix-turn-helix transcriptional regulator, producing the protein MITARQSRAARALLGWTQETLADKARVSLTALKRLESESGLRVYESTSDQVRRALEAAGIVFLSTDTGKGLLLLDDQETRKSGD
- a CDS encoding DUF736 domain-containing protein, producing MATIGTFKKTGTNEFTGEIVTLSVQAKGVRIVPDMRSTGENAPSHRVLVGRAEIGAAWSKRSANEGRDYLGLKLDDPSFNAPIYANLFDDEDGETYSLIWSRPNGRRGD
- a CDS encoding HlyD family secretion protein, whose amino-acid sequence is MKTRLVLSGRFLLTAVMVVCAAILGQYIWAYYTDAPWTRDGHVRADVVRLAPDVSGLVSEVLVNDNQNVRKGDMLFRIDTSRFEIAFRQTEAQVANTKAALDLARMDHDRYQKLAANEVVSLQKRQQAEATVKQAEAAYETALASRDVASLNLERASVRAPVNGIITNFSLRPGNYATAGSAIGALVDEDSFYVAGYFEETKLPRIHTGDPARIDVMGEPRSIFGRVVSIAGGIEDRERSDTVGFLANVAPTFAWVRLAQRIPVRIAIDDLPAGVHLIAGRTATVSVLSGNDR
- a CDS encoding DUF1656 domain-containing protein, giving the protein MTQQIDIYGVFIPTLIVLALSALVISRLLGRGLARIGFYRFVWHRPLFELATYVSTLGVLVLLCQRYQL
- a CDS encoding FUSC family protein, producing MPNRPALPVADVLFSAKIFAAAMMAYGIAIYFDLSRPYWAVGTVYIVAHPLSGAITSKAVYRLFGTIAGGIMTVVLVPNLVNSPEILTIAIALWVGICLFVSLLDRTPRSYAFQLSGYTVLMAGLPLVDTPGNAFDTAVARVEEIGLGIICAALVSRIVFPRHAGPVLLGRVDAWLSNAATLVRDSFSGTASDAKVRERQRLASDAVDMRAFTTHVSYDASHHSELTDLMRGLQQRMVLLLPLLSTIEDHLAALRRLSTPATTEAERVFERVAAWVEHGADASPWKKAGLHRDIAAIEAANEQNFTWEGALLVNASHRLHNLVEIWSDCQSLRADIRDEKISSRSRRIIAASGQVRPHLDYGMAFVSALAAALAILLGTLFWIGSGQSDGMAVAQLAGVFCCILAAIDDPIPAMRKFVTINVWAALFAFVYIFAVLPIVDGFVPLVAALGLFLIPAGVCLAVPSLFLVGMGLCVNFIFMLVLSARLSMDLASFLNNNIATVLAGVCAMIATGLVKSIGAEASARRILRAAHREIATIMSRPKLDRDRIVHRLLDLLGLLAPRIAAVSPDSDVASADLLRDLRVGINLADLRDFRVEAPALADGPLGSLFSEVTDFYVGTTQGVARAPERLTNIIDACLAETFRAPGDGSSRKLRMLLASLRLCLFPDAADFGPVVPQREITRVAT
- a CDS encoding MarR family transcriptional regulator, whose amino-acid sequence is MMIHTNVPDTNAELAPQLMAVAQSWRRALAQALADQGLSDATALPLTMLSRHGDGKRQNELADMLGLEGTSVVRVLDSLERDGLVRRQEDDRDRRAKRIFLTEEGRALAARSEHVFAQLRSELLEGVGIEDIRATQRLLHAMSAALGVRLGKRRP
- a CDS encoding IS110 family transposase, whose translation is MTFEKITVVGLDLAKNVFQVHAIDDVGNVIVRRQLRRNQLLHFFEQLPPCLVGMEACSTSHYWARELGALGFDVKLMPPVYVKPYVKRGKNDAADAEAICEAVTRPTMRFVPVKNCERQALLMQHKTRDLFVRQRTALINALRGHLAEFGIITPQGKFGLKAALEALHVAKDHLPEPSWQPFKHIQMQLEELSNKIAELDRTIMQWCRDQAAARRLMTIPGVGFLTAAAIAASVGNAEEFKSARQFAAWLGLTPRQNSSGGKERLGRISKQGDRTIRRLLVVGATAVIRRARIDAPSFPWIAKLLQRKPARMVSVAIANKTARVAWALLRREETYRHAAV
- a CDS encoding DUF2493 domain-containing protein, which codes for MSGHDDYEPHHASSPTDHVLQELQLYGYRPFADEPDPRPLPEGNRVAGAIADIFDALISTMEDTRLEPDLDDLLWSTVNLFHRATDRIDRELDDNEQAQRRLQREQDGSEVKASELERLTAEGQTLIERRDAFELMRDQAADHFEQHTGSSWKPRTGSKVNHRNMTAAMIDSRDFIAAKRRAETEVLVPAGPKIAFSGGDSTDHKLIWAKLDQIHAKHPDMVLMHGGSPKGAEKIAARWADIRKVPQIAFKPDWTKHAKAAPFKRNDQMLAVLPIGVIIFPGTGIQDNLADKARKMGIPVYRFGKGGA
- a CDS encoding toprim domain-containing protein, with the translated sequence MARLDASDLAQRLGRQAEAVCRHYLDAGRRQGNYWQVGDVRNTPGRSMFVRLKDSPKGPAGKFTDAATGEHGDLLDVIRESLGLVDFADVAEEARRFLSLPHPEPEPPPRMHTRAPVQTGSSEAARRLFAMSQPIGGTIAETYLRKRGVTALHGTGNLRFHPRCYYRPDDDSPTETWPALIAAVTDLSGQITGAHRTWLAPDGSDKAPIDTPRKAMGDLLGHAVRFGIPGDVMAAGEGIESVLSVREIIPGMAAAAALSASHLAAILFPDTLRWLYIIRDNDPAGDGAMATLIERANAAGIEAITLSPISGDFNEDLRQLGVDALRANLRVQLAPQDVARFMARAA